The Acanthochromis polyacanthus isolate Apoly-LR-REF ecotype Palm Island chromosome 5, KAUST_Apoly_ChrSc, whole genome shotgun sequence genome includes a window with the following:
- the pde12 gene encoding 2',5'-phosphodiesterase 12, which yields MFNHLPASLSLFPRLLLSSSPRTLTGACRLLGRMEAAVVRCLPGEPKLTISFCLNGSHKHMLRDQGEAVGKVLARISNSIAKSQGKAKKSKKNREQQPGEAAEPAVVKLFYGGDEVPDTALNSEAWRDGSVLQVGDVRYSVQRNAPTFTTAELPVSLLAGFPVCPKLEVEFGNLQDCEFTWLKENIRDSSSEAGQDGGWTQVGRERVHVPSNQDIGCKFKLICTPKDGTRSGPAKELVSVGAVEAGPGVCTFDNRHAYTVRGAEWPSVRVVSYNILADVYAQTDLSKTVLYPYCAPYALQLDYRQNLIKKELAGYNADIICLQEVDRGVFLDSLVPALDAFGLDGVFRIKEKQHEGLATFYRRSKFRLLSRHDIMLSEALTSDPVHSDLLEKLSAKSVLKDRILQRSTSLQVSVLEDVSEAGRKVCVANTHLYWHPKGGNVRLAQMGVTLQHLRRVISEVAPEAPLLFCGDFNSTPNSGVFQLLSEAVVPQHHADWSSSGPEEACSMELLSTFPPLLSACGQPAYTNYVGGFHGCLDYIFIQPDSMQVEQVIPLPSHQEVTTYEALPSVAHPSDHIALVCDLRWNR from the exons ATGTTCAACCACCTCCCCGCCTCTCTCTCGCTGTTCCCCCGCCTCCTGCTCTCGTCCTCACCGAGGACTCTGACCGGAGCCTGCCGCCTCCTCGGCAGGATGGAGGCGGCCGTGGTGAGGTGCCTTCCCGGGGAGCCCAAGCTCACCATCTCCTTCTGCCTCAATGGCAGCCACAAGCATATGCTGCGGGACCAGGGCGAGGCGGTGGGTAAGGTGCTGGCCCGGATCTCCAACAGCATCGCCAAGAGTCAAGGAAAAGCGAAGAAGTCGAAGAAGAACCGGGAGCAGCAGCCGGGAGAAGCCGCGGAGCCCGCCGTGGTGAAACTCTTCTACGGCGGGGACGAGGTGCCCGACACGGCGCTGAACTCGGAGGCGTGGCGGGACGGATCCGTGCTGCAGGTGGGAGACGTCCGGTACTCGGTGCAGAGGAACGCTCCCACTTTCACCACCGCTGAGCTGCCGGTGTCCCTGCTTGCCGGTTTCCCCGTCTGCCCCAAACTGGAGGTGGAGTTTGGGAACCTCCAGGACTGCGAGTTCACGTGgttgaaagaaaacatcagagacTCGAG TTCTGAAGCTGGTCAGGATGGTGGCTGGACACAGGTCGGACGTGAGCGCGTCCACGTTCCGTCCAATCAGGATATCGGCTGCAAATTCAAACTGATCTGCACGCCCAAAGATGGAACTCGCAGCGGCCCGGCTAAGGAGCTGGTCTCTGTAGGAGCTGTGGAGGCTGGACCAGGCGTGTGCACGTTTGACAACCGTCACGCTTACACCGTGAGAGGAGCAGAGTGGCCGTCCGTCAGAGTGGTGTCGTACAACATCCTGGCCGACGTCTACGCCCAGACAGACCTGTCTAAGACGGTGCTGTATCCCTACTGTGCCCCCTACGCCCTGCAGCTGGACTACAGGCAGAACCTTATCAAGAAGGAGCTGGCCGGGTACAACGCCGACATCATCTGTCTGCAGGAGGTCGACAGAG GTGTGTTCCTGGACAGCCTGGTTCCGGCTCTGGATGCCTTCGGTCTGGACGGTGTTTTTAGGATTAAAGAGAAGCAGCATGAAGGGCTGGCCACTTTCTACCGCAG GTCAAAGTTTCGGCTGCTGAGTCGTCATGACATCATGCTGAGTGAGGCGCTGACCTCTGACCCCGTCCACTCTGATCTGCTGGAGAAGCTTTCTGCTAAAAGCGTCCTGAAGGACAGGATCCTGCAGAGGTCCACCTCGCTGCAG GTCAGTGTGCTTGAAGATGTCAGTGAAGCAGGCAGGAAGGTGTGCGTGGCCAACACTCACCTGTACTGGCACCCCAAAG GGGGGAACGTTCGCTTGGCCCAGATGGGCGTGACTCTGCAGCACCTGAGGCGTGTGATCAGCGAGGTGGCACCTGAAGCCCCGCTGCTCTTCTGTGGCGACTTTAACTCCACCCCAAACTCAG GTGTGTTCCAGCTGCTCAGTGAGGCTGTGGTTCCTCAGCATCATGCAGACTGGAGCAGCTCAGGGCCGGAGGAGGCCTGCAGCATGGAGCTGCTCTCTACCTTCCCTCCTCTGCTGAGCGCCTGCGGTCAGCCGGCCTACACCAACTATGTGGGAGGATTCCACGGCTGCCTGGACTACATCTTCATACAGCCGGACAGCATGCAG GTGGAGCAGGTGATTCCTCTGCCCAGCCACCAGGAGGTCACCACCTACGAGGCTCTGCCCAGCGTGGCCCACCCCTCCGACCACATCGCTCTGGTCTGTGACCTGCGCTGGAACCGCTGA